A single region of the Drosophila miranda strain MSH22 chromosome 2, D.miranda_PacBio2.1, whole genome shotgun sequence genome encodes:
- the LOC108154704 gene encoding cysteine and histidine-rich domain-containing protein, producing MLQCYNRGCGQLFDEAANNDESCRHHPGEPFFHDAYKGWSCCNKKSVDFTEFLNIKGCTLAKHSNVKPPEPEKPPKDDNNGDKDEVIEVRAPIKKAMARPPIETPFTVLQPTVAASLKEQMDTLKVSSAPSATATPSGAESDAIAVGTSCKNNGCSYSFTGLDSDDGQCAYHPGVPIFHEGMKFWSCCQKRTSDFTQFMAQRGCVNGKHKWVKENDDKKVVQCRYDWHQTATNVVVAIYAKKYHYAQSVIEINPIRLHVKLVFPEQENATFDIDLELGGIVKVDKASAHMYGTKVEITLPKLEPGSWSKLNFKRAVMPAAKKTNDAQVPKIDESDDEFFDLDDIEPVYTHGLKLSDMSLQNPNNLD from the exons ATGCTGCAATGCTATAACAGAGGCTGTGGCCAGCTTTTCGATGAAGCTGCCAATAACGATG AATCATGCCGGCACCATCCAGGCGAGCCGTTCTTTCACGATGCCTATAAGGGCTGGTCTTGTTGCAACAAAAAGTCGGTTGACTTCACCGAGTTCCTGAACATCAAGGGCTGCACTCTGGCCAAACATTCGAATGTGAAGCCCCCAGAGCCAGAAAAACCACCCAAGGACGACAACAATGGGGACAAGGACGAGGTCATCGAAGTGCGTGCACCTATAAAAAAAGCTATGGCCAGGCCACCGATAGAAACACCATTCACGGTCCTGCAGCCAACAGTTGCAGCTTCCCTGAAAGAGCAGATGGATACTTTGAAAGTCAGCAGTGCTCCGtcagcaacagcaacgccATCCGGAGCTGAAAGCGATGCCATCGCTGTGGGCACAAGTTGCAAAAACAATGGATGCTCCTATTCATTCACTGGCTTGGACAGCGATGACGGCCAGTGCGCATATCATCCAGGTGTACCCATTTTCCACGAAGGCATGAAGTTCTGGTCATGCTGCCAAAAGCGTACTTCAGATTTTACACAATTCATGGCCCAGAGGGGCTGTGTGAATGGCAAGCACAAGTGGGTCAAAGAG AACGACGACAAAAAGGTTGTGCAGTGCCGATATGATTGGCATCAAACGGCCACAAATGTGGTGGTGGCCATTTACGCCAAGAAGTATCATTATGCACAGAGTGtgatagaaataaatcctatccGGCTGCATGTTAAGCTGGTTTTCCCAGAGCAGGAAAACGCTACTTTTGACATTGATCTGGAGCTAGGAGGC ATTGTCAAAGTGGACAAGGCGAGTGCACACATGTACGGCACCAAAGTGGAGATTACGTTGCCCAAGCTGGAGCCCGGCTCTTGGTCAAAATTGAATTTCAAACGTGCCGTAATGCCGGCGGCCAAGAAAACCAATGACGCGCAGGTCCCAAAGATCGATGAGAGCGATGACGAGTTTTTTGATCTGGACGACATCGAACCTGTATACACTCATGGCCTCAAATTGTCCGACATGAGTTTGCAAAATCCAAATAACTTAGATTAG
- the LOC108154700 gene encoding structural maintenance of chromosomes protein 6: MEYKRKMRRKLSSESDEDTSSSEPTNKKSKNATVPEDYMDIAEQDPNSLLVPGNNNTGSSRESPGSRRSQGSSSSLTLLYEPDVPSEFNRCGKVISIHLENFMCHESFTVEFGPNTNFLVGKNGSGKSATITALTVGMGGNARATSRAASITKLIKNGETSAKIEITLCNVGLSPFDAEHMGPHITVVRHIRQSSSSYELKDARGKIVSKKLDDVKRLLRRFRIHVDNPIFVLNQEASREFLKKLEPKSNYTLLMKATQLDSCVNALNECLVQRQSLHRALEHLELRKQVSEQLVVAEEEKLATLRDKEAVKVKLQEANTKLAWLSVGQQEEELACCEQSIKLIEAKKSKLEAATSQKDSTQATLTQQLSTFEEKKKRTQDVYQSHETKMREAMRILQEYLLKASNIRSQMKNAEKRLSEEKHEYDACEKHISNYHADYARIKQKREEHAARAVELKKLVADREDLVKQFREEQLETKERLSSVREQVDARGFERNKMHQSTQKIKSEIETLGRNKNNNLSIYGEQAINVVCALRSKYSGSNQYRMPRGPLGQYITASNPKYRDLVENQLSSCLRSYIVSSDKERQSLRSLLQRFYGNNMPTIITSAFTDRVYNVSKYKVKATTPNTTVLIDEISCDDPVVMNYLIDSMRIETVLVTESKETAEFLTSDTENVPPYLTRVLVPNLGLEYIPSPNYAVYSVRIYPGRYMQVNVDDRIRQLQDEQRSLQERAASIEVDYKIQKQILERTTQEVAKKTSEINQYLAEVQKATQEIIEIENTEYRDLPEYDRLKTHLSDCGERIEKCKEERRELQVKLEEIDTLKTEYEAKKSDELKALEEITRQMERLDTEAHEVSNQIRTLDSEFSQNNRNLQKMVELVQNQQKVRQDILNELEKVTKAAKLTGEFIKTTNTEEELLDLISRYKSKIRQVEQLNYDPEEVERSLGVLRDKLGEDANRFKLSENVIMHLRQAYHANSLNFQRSRHHYLTMVQHNFQCALKLRHFEVIFEDNLKAKTWSINVFPASGNKTSNTKSLSGGERSFTTVSLLKGLWTTSDHPFYFLDEYDVFTDEVNRKFITELLIKEGRDWRTRQYCFLTPLDTEVEESPYIRILKLSSPDEGDSNRHSLS; this comes from the exons ATGGAGTACAAACGTAAAATGCGTAGAAAATTGTCGTCGGAATCGGATGAAGACACTTCTTCCTCGGAGCCGACGAATAAAAAGAGCAAGAATGCCACAGTCCCAGAAGACTACATGGACATTGCTGAGCAGGACCCAAACAGTCTTCTGGTACCAGGCAACAACAATACCGGTAGCAGCCGAGAGTCGCCAGGCTCACGCAGATCCCAGGGATCATCTTCATCGTTAACTCTTTTG TACGAACCAGACGTTCCAAGTGAATTTAATCGCTGCGGCAAAGTCATATCCATACATCTGGAGAATTTCATGTGTCATGAGAGTTTCACCGTCGAGTTTGGTCCCAACACCAATTTCCTGGTGGGCAAAAACGGGAGCGGCAAGAGTGCCACGATCACAGCCCTGACCGTGGGTATGGGGGGCAACGCACGCGCCACTAGCCGTGCGGCCAGCATAACGA AGCTAATCAAAAACGGCGAAACATCAGCCAAAATCGAAATAACCTTGTGTAATGTGGGATTGAGCCCATTCGATGCGGAACATATGGGACCGCATATCACGGTGGTGCGGCACATACGCCAATCATCCTCGTCGTATGAGCTAAAGGATGCACGCGGTAAAATCGTCTCGAAAAAATTAGATGATGTTAAGCGCTTGCTGCGGCGCTTTCGAATTCATGTCGATAATCCGATTTTCGTGCTAAACCAGGAGGCTTCACGTGAATTTCTAAAAAA ACTGGAGCCAAAATCAAATTACACACTGCTGATGAAGGCAACGCAGCTGGATTCTTGTGTTAATGCTCTCAACGAATGCCTTGTCCAACGTCAAAGCCTACATAGAGCCTTGGAGCATCTTGAATTG AGAAAGCAAGTATCGGAACAACTGGTCGTGGCGGAGGAGGAAAAGTTAGCCACACTCAGGGATAAGGAAGCGGTCAAG GTCAAGTTACAAGAGGCCAACACCAAGCTGGCTTGGCTGTCGGTGGGGCAACAAGAGGAGGAGCTAGCCTGCTGTGAGCAGTCGATTAAACTGATTGAAGCCAAGAAATCCAAGCTGGAGGCAGCCACATCCCAGAAGGACTCCACACAAGCCACACTCACGCAACAGTTGAG CACCTTCgaggaaaaaaaaaagcgTACCCAAGATGTCTACCAATCGCACGAGACAAAGATGCGTGAAGCCATGCGCATATTGCAGGAATATCTTTTAAAAGCCAGCAATATCAGGTCACAAATGAAGAATGCCGAAAAACGCCTTAGTGAGGAGAAGCACGAATACGATGCTTGTGAAAAACACATCAGCAACTACCACGCCGACTATGCGAGGATTAAACAGAAACGAGAGGAGCATGCTGCCAGAGCggtggagctaaagaagctggTCGCCGATAGAGAGGACCTCGTTAAACAGTTCCGAGAGGAGCAACTGGAGACAAAAGAACGGCTGAGCTCTGTGCGCGAACAGGTGGATGCCCGAGGATTCGAGAGAAACAAAATGCACCAATCCACGC aaaaaattaaatcgGAAATTGAGACGCTTGGtcgcaacaaaaacaacaatttGTCCATATACGGGGAGCAGGCAATTAATGTAGTTTGTGCCTTGCGCTCCAAGTATAGCGGCTCGAACCAGTACCGAATGCCGCGTGGTCCTCTTGGCCAATATATAACAGCATCTAATCCTAAGTATAGGGATCTGGTCGAGAACCAGCTGTCATCTTGCCTACGTTCCTACATCGTAAGCTCCGACAAGGAGCGTCAATCGTTGAGATCCTTGCTCCAGAGGTTCTATGGAAACAATATGCCCACCATCATTACCAGCGCATTCACAGATCGCGTGTACAATGTGTCGAAATACAAAGTTAAGGCCACTACGCCTAACACCACAGTACTGATCGATGAAATCAG CTGCGATGATCCGGTTGTAATGAACTACCTAATAGATTCAATGCGTATCGAGACGGTGCTGGTAACCGAGTCCAAAGAGACCGCCGAATTTCTCACATCCGACACGGAGAACGTTCCACCCTACTTGACGCGTGTGCTGGTGCCAAACCTGGGGCTGGAGTACATACCATCGCCCAACTATGCCGTTTATTCGGTTCGTATCTACCCGGGACGATACATGCAGGTGAATGTGGACGATCGCATCAGGCAGCTGCAGGATGAGCAGCGTAGTCTGCAGGAGCGGGCGGCATCCATTGAAGTGGACTATAAGATACAGAAGCAAATTCTGGAACGCACCACTCAGGAGGTCGCCAAAAAGACATCCGAAATAAATCAGTATCTTGCCGAAGTACAAAAGGCTACCCAAGAaattattgaaattgaaaacaCAGAGTACCGTGATCTACCTGAATATGACCGCCTG AAAACCCACTTGTCCGATTGCGGTGAGAGAATCGAGAAATGTAAAGAAGAACGCCGTGAGCTGCAAGTGAAACTCGAAGAAATCGATACGCTCAAGACCGAATATGAAGCTAAGAAGTCCGATGAATTAAAGGCCCTCGAGGAGATTACCAGACAAATGGAGAGGCTCGATACGGAGGCCCACGAAGTGTCAAATCAAATACGTACCTTGGACAGTGAATTCTCGCAAAACAATCGCAATCTCCAGAAAATGGTAGAGCTGGTGCAAAATCAGCAAAAAGTCAGACAGGACATTCTCAATGAATTGGAGAAGGTAACCAAAGCGGCCAAACTGACGGGCGAATTTATTAAGACCACGAATACGGAAGAGGAACTCCTAGATTTAATAAGTCGATACAAATCAAAGATCCGACAAGTGGAGCAACTAAATTACGATCCCGAAGAGGTGGAGAGGAGTTTAGGTGTCCTGAGGGATAAGCTTGGCGAAGATGCCAACCGTTTTAAACTATCAGAAAATGTAATCATGCATCTGCGCCAGGCGTACCACGCCAATTCGCTAAATTTCCAGAGATCTCGCCATCATTATTTAACAATGGTTCAGCACAACTTTCAG TGTGCTCTAAAACTGCGGCATTTTGAAGTAATCTTTGAAGATAATTTAAAAGCGAAAACGTGGAGCATAAATGTCTTTCCTGCAAGTGGCAACAAAACCTCAAACACAAAAAGTCTGTCCGGTGGGGAACGCTCTTTCACGACGGTTTCGTTGCTAAAAGGTCTTTGGACCACTTCAGATCACCCGTTTTATTTTTTAGACGAATACGATGTTTTCACT GACGAAGTCAACCGCAAATTTATAACTGAACTTTTAATTAAAGAGGGTAGGGATTGGAGAACGCGACAATATTGCTTTCTGACACCCCTGGATACGGAAGTGGAAGAGAGTCCATACATCAGAATACTTAA attGTCTTCGCCCGATGAAGGTGATTCCAACAGGCACTCTCTTTCTTAA
- the LOC108153937 gene encoding NFX1-type zinc finger-containing protein 1 translates to MSGSEDDDWFTKDDDEIEQSFQHQVKHQDEQKEEEEQIFCRDAVVADGLKHLDLDLTFTKAPGRFATIELSKALKMLPLDMFLYFMSDDRDLFGAQLAGNDSVKRLSILLEALKSICQLELGGFDDQFLSAFSKQTVIFNSFRRFALALSANASHSKCDAESEQILKNMIWLMVRAKKIGVLGQQGYELVGICKKLISESKLPQLLATDLSQELQVFTDTLPALVNVKGEIYPTVDRLLLGNVEPTNSPAPSALSKVADYLRTQRHILQQDFFVPLEEFVQFLRAGCNLDGLEEQGLLWRSTQLSLNPEFVEAQRHSLLFLNLCPVADSKKIKINTKLMENFKTGALLCLTTSLDFENLILCTVGYTKPDKLKDGLLSVEIVRQHNIGNIYERPLIMFQTPVFFEPYVRVHNYLSTCSTEIPMRRYIVDGQIDIRPPAYIKPNVQLTYNRKPFRPALPPQDLPLNDRQMGAFKSAYTNEFCIIQGPPGTGKTHVSVELVNSLIQNAKVLCTGPIIVLTYTNDSLDKFLVKASKYTKEILRFGCQTRDPEIAKFNANQLLDPDLVPPLLKRVWWLVNTEYKEQFQRLQTLYANFDGSEKSYQETLIGQEQLQQVSEKLDTVRIIFQYYLARDKDLLAMTTTCAARLNFLFRLLKSKCFVFEEAAEIQEAHILACLTPHTEHVILVGDHKQLQPFTGCSQLPQVSLFERLIAKGLPYSLLNVQYRMRPCISSLLVPSIYEELLCADSVMAYEDIRLMDKNLFFLQHNQPEKSQLDMSFENLHEAKELAKLTEFLLENAKYEASDIVILSPYNAQVERIKKTLPMKYKIGPNRVQVSSVDSFQGLEANIVLLSLVRSNPTGHIGFLAKPNRACVALSRARWALYMIGNMETLQQGNSELWSAIAERLEETNAIGDAFPIVDRSTK, encoded by the exons ATGTCCGGGTCCGAAGATGATGACTGGTTTACAAAGGATGACGATGAGATTGAGCAGAGCTTCCAGCATCAGGTGAAGCACCAGGATGAGCagaaagaggaggaggagcaaaTATTTTGCCGCGACGCCGTAG TGGCAGACGGTTTGAAACATCTTGACCTGGACTTGACCTTTACCAAGGCGCCGGGTCGTTTTGCAACAATTGAACTATCCAAGGCTCTGAAAATGTTGCCCCTGGATATGTTTCTCTATTTCATGTCGGACGACCGCGATTTGTTTGGGGCTCAACTTGCCGGCAATGACAGCGTGAAGCGTCTGTCCATACTTTTGGAAGCTCTCAAATCGATCTGCCAGCTGGAGCTGGGCGGATTCGATGACCAGTTCTTGTCCGCCTTCTCCAAGCAGACGGTCATCTTCAATTCGTTCCGCCGTTTTGCCCTGGCGCTCTCTGCAAACGCTTCGCACAGCAAATGCGATGCAGAATCTGAGCAGATTTTGAAGAACATGATATGGCTGATGGTACGAGCAAAAAAGATCGGAGTTCTTGGACAACAGGGCTACGAATTGGTGGGAATCTGCAAGAAGCTGATCTCAGAGAGCAAGCTGCCCCAGCTGCTAGCCACCGACTTGAGTCAAGAGCTACAGGTGTTTACAGACACACTGCCAGCCTTGGTTAACGTTAAGGGCGAAATCTATCCAACGGTAGACAGGCTGCTGCTGGGTAACGTGGAACCAACCAATTCACCTGCACCATCTGCGTTGAGTAAAGTGGCGGACTATCTAAGAACACAGCGTCACATACTGCAGCAGGATTTCTTCGTTCCTTTAGAGGAATTCGTTCAGTTTCTACGAGCAGGATGCAATCTCGATGGTCTGGAGGAGCAGGGTCTACTCTGGCGAAGTACACAACTTAGTTTGAATCCGGAATTTGTGGAGGCGCAACGACACAGCCTGCTTTTCCTTAATTTATGTCCTGTCGCCGACTCAAAGAAGATAAAGATTAATACAAAATTGATGGAGAACTTCAAAACGGGTGCTTTGCTGTGCCTGACCACTAGCTTGGACTTTGAGAACCTCATTCTGTGCACCGTTGGCTACACAAAGCCGGACAAGCTGAAAGATGGCCTT CTGAGTGTGGAAATTGTAAGACAACATAATATTGGCAATATCTACGAGCGACCGCTGATCATGTTTCAGACGCCCGTGTTCTTTGAGCCTTATGTTCGGGTGCATAATTACTTGAGCACTTGCAGCACAGAGATTCCAATGCGTCGCTACATTGTGGATGGACAG ATTGATATACGGCCGCCAGCTTACATTAAACCTAATGTTCAGCTCACGTATAATCGAAAACCGTTTAGGCCGGCACTGCCACCGCAGGATTTGCCTTTAAATGACAGGCAGATGGGTGCATTTAAATCGGCCTACACCAACGAGTTTTGCATTATACAAGGCCCGCCTGGCACAGGCAAAACGCACGTTTCTGTGGAGCTGGTGAACAGTCTTATACAAAACGCCAAAGTGTTGTGCACTGGACCCATCATTGTACTGACCTACACGAACGATTCGTTGGACAAGTTTCTGGTAAAGGCATCCAAATACACAAAGGAAATACTGCGCTTCGGTTGCCAGACGCGCGATCCAGAAATAGCCAAATTCAATGCCAATCAATTGCTTGATCCGGATCTGGTGCCGCCCCTACTGAAGCGCGTGTGGTGGCTGGTCAACACTGAATACAAGGAACAGTTCCAGCGCCTTCAAACGCTGTATGCCAACTTTGATGGCAGCGAGAAGAGCTATCAGGAGACTCTGATCGGAcaggagcagctgcagcaggtGTCCGAGAAACTGGACACCGTACGCATCATCTTTCAGTATTATTTGGCCCGGGACAAAGATCTGCTGGCCATGACCACCACGTGCGCGGCTCGCTTGAACTTTCTATTTCGTCTGCTGAAATCCAAATGTTTTGTGTTCGAGGAGGCAGCCGAGATTCAGGAGGCACACATATTAGCCTGCCTCACGCCCCATACGGAGCATGTTATCCTCGTGGGAGATCACAAGCAACTTCAGCCCTTCACTGGCTGCAGCCAGCTACCGCAAGTCTCTCTCTTTGAGCGCCTCATCGCTAAGGGCCTGCCCTACTCTCTGCTCAATGTCCAGTACCGAATGCGTCCGTGCATTTCAAGCCTTCTGGTGCCCAGTATCTATGAGGAGCTACTGTGCGCGGACTCTGTGATGGCATACGAGGATATCCGCCTCATGGACAAGAACTTGTTCTTTTTGCAGCACAATCAACCGGAGAAATCGCAGCTGGATATGTCCTTTGAGAATCTGCACGAGGCCAAGGAGCTGGCTAAGCTGACGGAATTCCTTCTGGAAAATGCCAAATACGAGGCCAGTGATATCGTGATACTCTCACCCTACAATGCCCAAGTGGAACGCATCAAGAAAACG CTCCCGATGAAATATAAAATAGGCCCAAACAGGGTGCAAGTGTCGAGCGTGGATAGTTTCCAGGGTCTGGAGGCGAACATTGTGCTGCTATCGCTGGTGCGCAGCAATCCGACCGGCCATATAGGGTTTCTGGCTAAGCCGAATCGTGCTTGTGTAGCTCTTTCCCGAGCACGCTGGGCACTGTACATGATCGGGAACATGGAGACATTGCAGCAGGGCAACTCGGAGCTGTGGTCCGCGATAGCCGAACGTTTGGAGGAAACCAATGCCATAGGCGATGCATTTCCTATCGTAGATCGCTctacaaaataa
- the LOC108154707 gene encoding RWD domain-containing protein 1 produces MSRNYKEDQSSEVEALDSIYCGEMEILATEPFHKFQIPIATEDYNAEENENGLSCKLVFTYTATYPDAAPLVEIEEAENFEDTFETRLLEHLRETIEENIGMEMIFSLVSSAQEWLNQRWDEHTTQAEEQRVQKLREVEEEERKKFEGTRVSVETFMKWKLDFEESTGIAAKREKINDCKKLTGRELFMCDNTLNDSDIKFLLAAGENIENVKIDETLFQDIGELDLDDDDDEDWVPGADDDDD; encoded by the exons ATGAGTCGAAACTACAAGGAGGATCAGAGCAGTGAGGTCGAAGCTCTGGACTCCATTTACTGTGGCGAAATGGAAA TTCTCGCAACAGAGCCTTTTCACAAATTCCAGATCCCCATTGCGACAGAAGATTACAATGCagaggaaaatgaaaatggattGTCCTGCAAGCTGGTGTTTACATACACAGCTACCTATCCGGATGCAGCGCCACTTGTGGAAATTGAGGAAGCTGAAAATTTTGAAGACACATTCGAGACACGCCTGCTGGAGCATTTGCGGGAGACCATTGAGGAAAATATTGGCATGGAGATGATTTTCTCCCTAGTGAGCAGTGCTCAGGAGTGGCTAAATCAGCGCTGGGATGAGCATACAACCCAGGCGGAGGAGCAGCGTGTGCAGAAACTGCGGGAGGTTGAAGAAGAGGAACGCAAGAAATTCGAGGGTACGCGAGTGTCGGTCGAGACGTTTATGAAATGGAAACTTGACTTTGAGGAGAGCACGGGCATCGCAGCGAAAAGGGAGAAGATTAATGATTGCAAGAAGTTAACTGGACGCGAGCTCTTCATGTGCGACAACACGCTTAATGATTCCGACATTAAATTCCTGCTGGCGGCTGGTGAAAACATTGAAAACGTCAAGATCGACGAGACACTGTTTCAAGATATTGGCGAACTGGAtttggatgatgatgatgatgaagaCTGGGTACCTGGGgccgatgacgatgatgattaA